The Procambarus clarkii isolate CNS0578487 chromosome 61, FALCON_Pclarkii_2.0, whole genome shotgun sequence sequence CTAGCCAAATAATTAAGAACCATGCAAACAAATTAAgatttaaataaaacatttcaTAAAATCTTTAACTTGCAAATTTATGCCGTTTAACAGTTAGTGTCCAACTTTACATTCAAATTTAAAGTCCCATTTATTCTATTCAAAGCACAATTATTGCAAGAAATAACTTTAGGATATAGTACCCACTAGTCAAGGCCTTAAACTAGTTTCAATTTACCCAATTTCAAGGCCCCTTCACAATTTCATTAAATATTTaggtaaaaattatgtaaacacattttACCTATTAAACTAAATAAACTTACTTTGGCCCTCTAATTCTGATAACTATGCTACTTTCTGTAGCATTTAACACTTCCAGCGATTGTTCTGCAACTGTTCCTGAAGTTATGTTGGAAagaccttctacaacctgtcaatGGAACATTAAATATGGTTAATAAGGTTTTGCATAGCAACTTCATTTTGTTTAACTTTAAAATATTTGTCATTTTAAAGTTAAACAAATtatctactcccccccccccaccatatctAATTTATAAATTAGAAGATAAAGCACTTTGAAGTCCACATTTAAGGTTTATATGCTACAAAATTTGTATTTCAAATTTATAGTTTACGATTCCCCTCCCCATATATCTTTGGTAACATGTATTTGAAACATGCCAAGCAAACTCAAGAGTTGTTGCTATTTATGTCAAAAAAAACTATACGACAGATCTTTctttcttgtacagccacaagcATGCGTACCATTTAGCCCAATAACTTTATTCCATGTTACCCCAGAACACTAAAAATTTAACTAGGTACCAATTTTACACCGTTCAACAGATGATAGTTACTCGCCCAGGATTCATGCCAAATCACTCTTGCTTGCGGATCAAATGGGATTTAATTTTAAATAGATAAGCAAACTGTACACTGATCTAAATGTATTTGCCACTTGTAAAGAACTTAAACCTCATTTAGTACAAATTTATAAAacccaccaaaccgggaaggctatgtagtaccaCCGAGTGTGAAAGTTTAAGGCACGAGATTCAAGAACGTGTTTAAGGAAAATTTGAAGATTAGAACCACAGCTAACAAGTGAGAACCCAGTTCGGTTGTGACCTGCACTGGCTCCACCACcagagtaccacagaggtgaagaaCCTGCTAGTCATAGGGAATGAGCTTACCCAAAATATTGCAAATCTTCCAAATCTGCGGCAGAGGATTATCTGACATAATGGTGGAAACACTTCCAACTCTCGCGCCTCGCTGTCCAGGTGGTCCAACAGGCCACTGCACTTTCTGAAACAAAATATAAGAATCAGTCATCTGCCAGCGTCAGTcttttccaggctgcacacttacagccgACAACCCTAGCAATACGCAgtacagggaacgcacttccgtgtgccctgggaggtagagcaaggaatagagggtAGCATCCAAGACTAATGAAAACGAGGAGGGTGCAAGGAAGAGGTAGTA is a genomic window containing:
- the LOC123773301 gene encoding uncharacterized protein, whose protein sequence is MAPILNSSRHQLWPTLEWTRPRSCGEEKSTLNCKRVLVFLTEATTRAILIGDCDLVLLVIYGKKVQWPVGPPGQRGARVGSVSTIMSDNPLPQIWKICNILGCRRSFQHNFRNSCRTIAGSVKCYRK